In Argopecten irradians isolate NY chromosome 11, Ai_NY, whole genome shotgun sequence, one DNA window encodes the following:
- the LOC138335110 gene encoding uncharacterized protein: MRYLEKQVHMETLHLPSVQTWLGNELESRGIDSMIYSRHIIQLLQQDDEEEMDCPDYFDFNKYKPKLNKKGKVKKPEKSNPVNLEKTEDRKKSAAIECLQAAVSEEDSRTGIKILVEELCAKLKEVSKPSNLEDPEVLQLSDSSTSTEEADTPYSSPELSVDPAERYYAAFPALHGQEKSECSDFSSPYNQDSVDVWKKNPITKSSSEGIVSNFDSGNESEKDIKHRAGKDKGTQTRSENKSSKSNRKKKSSRNQSKSTAGKNNDGTGKFCRFASWPQDWNYISDSAVDYHKDKERELCSQVESLLKEILLPHAKYDTQNFFEKANRTYYRTAPASLSEDRFSPELQEKDFWYTQPFNDLFEVEEASTPFHQRLYKRHSYPSFECFNQTDELDSLNTSPSPYKRCDDSAQHVDEESMKVTEIKTDSQATVTNDTDETLGMQLLSLEEINDGEREYIDRDMFGLQELNLNESASHHDVSQDNDDSFGLKSLMMEKEYFENLLEDDLPEKDILVMPIEEFVPDALPNPNHSSYFLSSSPWTATENDFREVVIPHEDGTVQVTHENSSDYTSLDQNINGHETGQNQNVGQIVSEENQNVSKNKYEFYREDNLPLTDSLSSLFDFVLKPSRDSSTSSNSSTSVTTMTEHSSNTEWPAVDSEVTSVETSAVPGYDLFTHPFSSHYASFHSTDLLSPASSTNDQDISIPVNSNETCETSNGSSNFIPGKEADISDGSAFGWHMSSGSQLGFGGKASQLWDVNYQGKKIPGFAYPWKPFQYLDHLQETPAESNLMQSVTIGNNQSDEDASLNTLIPQITFSLVSEEEESAFMNADSDEENVEHGLCTQDCRKDFDRSYSLNELSSLMAKTDSLGMNCNSQLSKSFELVPSEHSAFQDVIPKRIQHAVSEPNLQQYHLESKQNEPKFLNECLPHTPKKSTDSTSPKEHLFFSPKTHFQPIQTPVGKNSETDTSSDFHLRDLFGGYPKTSKTPYQKFQDARSDSSEESFIPMFKLRKEHDKYIQTNTSITYQTEDLNFDGEDYGNICSRCGNVVQAMNAEQEECNECICMEFYQNALEDFDIYGYVDSLTVSETNTPQNVPVDNKNACTDSGYEDFDTGDAGFEGSRNSRYLYGEAPFPPLVDIPSDNAFECITVEKSSGEKQVFTREDGWVMYKVEGGLGLQCLNEAHIRKNLKYAKAGKDEEEDKEDKGEDEEEFLMHQVEEEWLLNGYYCEGDVLDDMNCVPDCQVTQSMWSTGQDSRREQILMDHQYPGYDEPYLRKISETSYSINPYASESDFCSRSFVQEALQPRDDEVSQRDSSKLTEDVGNLSNFHSPSFRSAENSDTPNGSAVEAIQAHAPLPVSAQQDEDVVKVKLVFHHRENELTNVDNEDMYSNTVTQENIDPQMFMPMPSQAVFSTDLEEEWLKGNHEKAVTSQTCMKGSGSKKKPCSFFMEGVCRRTDCKFAHDVSNITCRFWAEGECFKAEMCPFLHGYFPRIKDEASARNPRSSKFEFQAEDFPDLKKVLKDGESKSKTLPTKKNPYLDAKASNKNSRKAQVRSADKGKATPCEGKPSLQTNIKCSAFPRKTTSSSAPKNKQ, translated from the exons ATGAGGTACCTGGAGAAGCAGGTACACATGGAGACCTTGCATCTACCGTCAGTCCAGACATGGTTAGGAAATGAGCTGGAGAGTCGCGGCATAGATTCCATGATCTACTCACGTCATATAATCCAGCTACTGCAGCAAGATGATGAAGAAGAGATGGACTGTCCTGACTACTTTGATTTCAACAAATACAAGCCCAAGCTTAACAAGAAAGGCAAGGTTAAGAAACCAGAAAAATCCAATCCAGTAAATTTGGAAAAAACAGAAGACAGGAAAAAAAGTGCTGCTATTGAATGTCTACAGGCAGCTGTATCAGAAGAG GATTCACGCACTGGTATTAAGATTTTAGTGGAAGAGCTGTGTGCAAAGCTGAAGGAAGTTTCTAAACCATCAA ATTTAGAAGACCCTGAAGTTTTGCAACTTTCGGATAGTTCTACAAGTACTGAAGAAGCTGACACCCCCTACAGTTCTCCGGAATTATCTGTAGATCCAGCTGAAAG GTACTATGCAGCTTTTCCAGCTTTACATGGACAGGAAAAGTCAGAATGTAGTGACTTTTCATCACCCTACAATCAAGATAGTGTGGATGTTTGGAAGAAAAATCCAATTACAAAGTCAAGCAGTGAAGGTATCGTCAGTAATTTTGACTCAGGAAATGAGTCAGAGAAAGATATTAAACACAGAGCTGGTAAAGACAAAGGAACTCAGACAAGAAGTGAAAACAAGTCCAGTAAAAGTAACAGGAAAAAGAAATCAAGTCGTAATCAAAGCAAAAGTACAGCAGGAAAAAATAATGATGGCACAGGAAAATTTTGTCGCTTTGCGAGTTGGCCTCAAGATTGGAATTACATTTCAGATTCAGCTGTAGATTATCATAAGGACAAAGAGAGGGAGCTGTGCAGCCAAGTCGAAAGTCTTTTGAAAGAAATTCTTCTTCCACATGCAAAATATGATACTCAGAATTTCTTTGAAAAGGCAAATAGGACCTATTACAGAACAGCACCAGCTTCACTGTCTGAAGATCGATTCAGTCCAGAGCTACAGGAAAAAGATTTCTGGTACACTCAGCCATTCAATGATTTGTTTGAAGTTGAGGAAGCATCCACTCCATTTCATCAACGATTGTACAAGCGACACAGTTATCCGTCGTTTGAATGCTTCAATCAAACAGATGAGCTAGACAGTCTCAACACTTCACCTAGTCCATACAAGAGATGTGATGATTCTGCACAACATGTTGATGAAGAAAGTATGAAGGTTACAGAAATCAAGACTGATTCACAAGCAACTGTCACGAATGACACTGATGAAACTCTTGGCATGCAGTTACTTAGCCTAGAAGAAATCAATGACGGAGAACGAGAGTACATAGACAGAGATATGTTTGGTCTGCAGGAGCTCAATCTGAATGAATCTGCGAGCCATCATGATGTAAGTCAAGATAATGATGACAGTTTTGGTCTGAAGTCCTTGATGATGGAGAAAGAATACTTTGAAAATTTGTTGGAAGATGATTTACCAGAGAAGGACATTCTTGTCATGCCAATTGAAGAATTTGTTCCAGATGCCCTCCCAAACCCAAATCATTCCTCATATTTCCTATCATCATCCCCATGGACTGCTACAGAAAACGATTTTAGAGAAGTTGTTATTCCACATGAAGATGGAACTGTACAGGTGACACATGAAAATAGTTCAGATTACACATCATTGGATCAAAACATAAATGGCCACGAGACTGGACAAAACCAAAATGTTGGCCAAATTGTCTCGgaagaaaatcaaaatgtatcCAAGAACAAGTATGAGTTTTACAGGGAAGACAACTTGCCTTTAACTGACTCCTTATcttctttgtttgattttgtgCTAAAGCCCAGCAGAGATTCCTCTACCTCGTCCAACTCATCGACTTCAGTGACAACCATGACTGAGCACAGCTCCAACACCGAGTGGCCAGCTGTTGACTCAGAAGTGACGTCAGTAGAGACATCAGCAGTACCAGGCTATGATTTATTCACCCATCCATTCTCATCACACTATGCTTCCTTTCATTCAACTGACTTACTGTCTCCCGCTTCCAGTACAAATGATCAAGATATCTCCATACCTGTTAATAGCAATGAAACATGTGAAACTAGTAACGGGTCCAGCAATTTTATACCTGGTAAAGAAGCCGACATCAGCGATGGTTCTGCTTTTGGTTGGCACATGAGTAGTGGTTCTCAACTAGGTTTTGGTGGAAAGGCATCACAGCTCTGGGATGTTAACTACCAAGGGAAGAAAATTCCCGGATTTGCATACCCATGGAAACCATTTCAGTACTTAGATCATTTACAGGAGACACCAGCTGAATCAAATCTTATGCAAAGTGTAACCATTGGAAACAACCAATCGGATGAAGATGCATCTCTTAACACTCTCATCCCCCAAATAACTTTCTCCTTAGTATCGGAAGAAGAGGAAAGTGCTTTCATGAATGCTGATAGTGATGAAGAAAATGTTGAGCATGGCTTGTGTACACAGGATTGTAGAAAGGATTTTGACAGGAGTTATTCCTTAAATGAGCTTTCATCACTGATGGCAAAGACAGATTCATTGGGGATGAATTGCAATTCTCAGCTTTCGAAAAGCTTTGAACTTGTACCTTCTGAGCATTCAGCCTTTCAAGATGTCATACCAAAAAGAATACAGCATGCTGTAAGTGAACCAAATCTACAACAATACCATCTGGAGAGTAAACAAAATGAACCAAAGTTCCTGAACGAATGTTTGCCTCACACACCCAAGAAGTCTACTGATTCAACTAGTCCAAAAGAACATTTATTTTTCTCGCCAAAAACACATTTCCAGCCAATCCAAACACCCGTTGGAAAGAACAGTGAGACTGATACTTCATCGGACTTTCATTTGCGAGATCTTTTTGGAGGCTATCCGAAAACATCGAAAACACCCTATCAAAAGTTTCAAGATGCTAGATCAGACTCGAGTGAGGAAAGTTTTATACCCATGTTTAAGCTGCGTAAAGAACATGACAAATACATTCAAACAAATACTTCCATTACATATCAGACAGAGGACTTGAACTTTGATGGAGAAGATTATGGGAATATCTGTAGTAGATGTGGGAATGTTGTACAGGCCATGAATGCGGAACAGGAAGAATGTAATGAATGTATTTGTATGGAGTTCTATCAGAATGCACTTGAAGACTTTGACATCTATGGCTATGTGGATAGCTTAACCGTCTCTGAAACAAACACTCCGCAAAATGTTCCAGTGGATAACAAGAATGCATGTACAGATTCAGGTTATGAAGATTTTGATACAGGAGATGCAGGATTTGAAGGTTCAAGAAATTCTAGATATTTGTATGGCGAGGCACCTTTTCCTCCACTTGTGGATATTCCTTCAGATAATGCATTTGAGTGTATTACAGTGGAGAAATCGTCAGGAGAGAAGCAGGTATTTACTCGTGAAGATGGCTGGGTTATGTATAAGGTTGAAGGAGGCTTGGGACTACAATGCCTTAATGAGGCTCACATTCGGAAAAATCTTAAATATGCAAAGGCTGGGAAAGATGAAGAGGAGGATAAAGAGGACAAAGGAGAAGATGAAGAAGAATTTCTTATGCATCAAGTAGAAGAGGAATGGCTTCTTAATGGATACTATTGTGAAGGAGACGTATTGGATGATATGAACTGCGTTCCCGATTGCCAAGTCACGCAGAGCATGTGGAGTACTGGCCAAGACTCTAGAAGAGAACAAATCTTGATGGATCACCAATACCCAGGTTATGATGAACCATATTTGAGGAAGATTTCAGAGACCAGTTATTCAATAAATCCTTATGCCTCCGAGAGCGATTTTTGCTCCAGGAGTTTTGTTCAAGAAGCTCTCCAACCAAGAGATGATGAAGTTAGTCAGAGAGATTCAAGTAAATTGACTGAGGATGTAGGAAATCTGTCCAATTTTCATTCTCCAAGTTTTCGCTCAGCAGAAAACTCTGATACACCCAATGGATCAGCTGTAGAGGCAATCCAAGCACATGCTCCTCTACCTGTGTCAGCTCAACAAGATGAGGATGTTGTAAAGGTTAAACTAGTTTTCCACCACAGGGAGAATGAACTTACCAATGTGGACAACGAGGATATGTATTCTAATACAGTGACACAG GAAAATATTGATCCTCAAATGTTTATGCCTATGCCAAGCCAAGCAGTATTTTCCACGGATCTGGAAGAGGAGTGGTTGAAGGGAAACCATGAAAAAGCTGTGACTTCACAAACTTGTATGAAAGGATCag GTAGCAAAAAGAAACCCTGCAGCTTCTTTATGGAGGGTGTCTGTCGAAGAACGGACTGTAAATTTGCCCATGATGTATCTAACATCACCTGCAGGTTCTGGGCAGAAGGAGAATGCTTCAAAGCCGAAATGTGTCCTTTTCTGCATGGATATTTTCCAAG AATTAAAGATGAAGCATCTGCAAGGAATCCAAGGAGTTCAAAATTTGAGTTTCAAGCTGAGGACTTCCCAGATTTAAAAAAG